The following coding sequences lie in one Vespula pensylvanica isolate Volc-1 chromosome 7, ASM1446617v1, whole genome shotgun sequence genomic window:
- the LOC122630564 gene encoding excitatory amino acid transporter 1-like — METATELSPLSGPEKQGRGVERTSYYPQEPGKRPQTRKEKMQSCLRHNALTILTVGGVVGGIVLGIILRNSRSDRYTNREIMYINYAGDLFLRMLKSLILPLIMSSLISAIGSLDLSLSGKIGARAICYYMVTTISAVVLGIILVISIQPGVGSSANYEEKVLSQNSSTVDTLLDLVRNMFPPNLVQACISQMRTVVKKPVDGDQDDMDNWDFTEKDIPGMNILGLVVFSTVLGITLGKMNQEGKPLLNFFESLSSAMMLITNWVIWLSPVGILFLVAAKIVEMESLEQIVSQLGMYFLTVLIGLCIHGFIILPGLYFVVTKKNPYRYLSNMAQALVTAFGTSSSSATLPVAINCLEERNGVDSRITRFVLPIGATINMDGTALYEAVAAIFIAQVREVSLTFGQLVAISITATAASIGAAGIPQAGLVTMVMVLDTVHLPSNDVFLILAVDWLLDRCRTTVNVMGDSLGAGIVNHLSKNELTALPQHRQTQNGADHSISI; from the exons ATCTCCTTTGTCTGGTCCGGAAAAGCAAGGTAGGGGAGTTGAAAGAACCTCCTATTATCCGCAAGAACCAGGTAAAAGGCCACAAaccaggaaagaaaaaatgcaatcATGTTTGAGGCACAACGCCTTGACCATATTAACCGTTGGTGGCGTAGTCGGTGGTATTGTCTTAGGAATAATCCTAAGGAATTCCCGAAGCGATAGATATACAAATCGTGAGATCATGTATATCAATTATGCCGGCGATCTATTTCTAAGAATGCTCAAGAGTTTAATCCTGCCGCTTATCATGTCAAGTTTGATCTCAGCTATCGGATCCTTGGACCTATCTCTCAGCGGCAAAATCGGTGCACGTGCAATTTGTTATTACATGGTCACAACGATTAGTGCAGTTGTACTCG GTATAATTTTGGTTATATCTATACAACCAGGTGTAGGTAGCTCTGctaattacgaagaaaaagttcTTTCACAAAATTCATCGACGGTTGATACGCTCTTGGATTTAGTTAGAAATATGTTCCCTCCGAATCTGGTGCAAGCATGTATTTCTCAAATGCGTACAGTAGTTAAAAAACCCGTGGACGGCGACCAAG ACGATATGGATAACTGGGACTTCACCGAAAAGGATATTCCTGGCATGAATATACTCGGTTTAGTTGTTTTCTCAACCGTATTGGGCATCACTCTAGGTAAAATGAATCAGGAAGGAAAACCGCTTCTGAACTTTTTCGAATCCTTATCAAGCGCCATGATGCTAATCACCAATTGGGTAATTTG GTTGTCACCAGTCGGTATACTCTTTTTGGTAGCTGCAAAAATAGTAGAAATGGAATCATTGGAACAAATAGTCTCACAACTCGGCATGTACTTCCTAACAGTTTTAATTGGCCTTTGTATTCACGGTTTCATCATATTACCCGGATTGTATTTTGTGGTAACAAAGAAGAATCCCTACCGTTATCTGTCCAACATGGCACAGGCTTTGGTTACTGCATTTGGTACATCATCGAGTTCGGCGACATTACCAGTTGCCATAAATTgtctcgaagaaagaaacggcGTTGATTCACGAATAACCAGATTTGTACTACCGATAGGAGCTACAATAAACATGGACGGTACTGCTTTGTACGAAGCAGTAGCCGCGATTTTTATAGCACAAGTTCGCGAAGTCAGCCTTACTTTTGGACAATTAGTGGCGATCAG TATTACTGCAACTGCCGCAAGTATCGGAGCAGCTGGGATCCCGCAGGCGGGATTAGTTACTATGGTGATGGTTCTAGACACAGTACATCTTCCATCGAACGATGTCTTCCTTATTCTTGCGGTTGATTGGCTATT ggATCGCTGTAGGACGACAGTAAATGTTATGGGAGATTCCCTTGGTGCAGGAATCGTTAATCATTtaagtaaaaatgaattaacagCATTACCACAACATAGACAAACTCAAAATGGAGCAGACCATTCAATATCGATATGA